The following coding sequences are from one Shewanella violacea DSS12 window:
- the smpB gene encoding SsrA-binding protein SmpB — protein MAKKNAKNSKNSSASIARNKRATFDYKFEEKMEAGLSLMGWEVKSIRMGKVNLSESYVFMRDGEAFLFGCTIAPLNTASTHVVCDPMRSRKLLLKRKELDKLQGLVDRKGYSIVPISMYWQKGAWVKIEIGLGKGKKEHDKRDDTKDREWQIEKARTMKKAVRGE, from the coding sequence ATGGCTAAGAAAAATGCAAAAAACTCAAAAAACTCCTCCGCATCGATTGCACGTAATAAACGCGCAACCTTCGACTATAAATTCGAAGAGAAGATGGAAGCAGGTCTGTCCCTTATGGGATGGGAAGTTAAGTCTATTCGTATGGGCAAGGTTAACTTGTCTGAAAGCTATGTATTTATGAGAGACGGCGAAGCCTTTCTCTTCGGTTGTACTATAGCGCCATTGAATACCGCATCAACCCATGTAGTCTGTGATCCTATGCGCTCGCGTAAACTTCTGCTCAAACGAAAAGAGCTAGATAAGTTACAAGGGCTAGTTGATCGTAAGGGCTACTCTATCGTACCAATCTCTATGTATTGGCAGAAAGGTGCCTGGGTAAAAATTGAGATAGGTCTAGGTAAAGGTAAGAAAGAACACGATAAGCGTGACGATACCAAAGATCGTGAATGGCAGATTGAAAAAGCTCGAACAATGAAAAAAGCCGTACGTGGTGAATAA
- a CDS encoding outer membrane protein assembly factor BamE: MTIKKKSLTLLGAAALTLSVTGCSVFDWLIYKPDIPQGNYMETQQVEKLRIEMTKEQVEYILGRPVLRDSFANNTWYYVYHYKSGRDASVIHKELIIHFENDMLTKVVGDYDLAKDFNTPLDQSRLPDAIMLGTDAKTDNAEEPMIPEQRPDVKPLVEEKDSESQAEQKFE, translated from the coding sequence ATGACAATTAAAAAGAAGAGTCTTACCCTTTTGGGCGCCGCTGCGCTCACGTTATCTGTGACAGGATGTAGCGTATTTGACTGGTTGATCTATAAACCGGATATACCACAAGGTAACTACATGGAAACTCAACAGGTAGAGAAACTACGTATTGAGATGACCAAGGAACAAGTTGAATACATACTAGGTCGACCAGTATTACGTGACAGCTTTGCCAATAATACCTGGTATTACGTGTATCACTATAAGAGTGGACGTGATGCAAGCGTCATACACAAAGAGCTGATTATTCACTTTGAAAATGACATGCTGACTAAAGTTGTGGGTGATTACGATCTTGCGAAAGATTTTAATACCCCCTTAGATCAGAGCCGTCTGCCTGACGCCATTATGCTAGGCACTGATGCTAAAACGGATAACGCTGAAGAGCCTATGATCCCAGAGCAGCGTCCCGACGTTAAGCCATTAGTAGAAGAGAAAGATTCTGAGTCTCAAGCTGAGCAGAAATTTGAATAG
- a CDS encoding RnfH family protein yields MNIEQEDFVVEVIYALPTQQKRIQIKVTPGTSCIEAVELSGMQTYFPEIDLEAVKLGIFSRAVKHDEVLVPGQRVEIYRPLIADPKDVRRRRAEKAKDEGRINKITGGKI; encoded by the coding sequence ATGAACATAGAGCAGGAAGATTTCGTGGTAGAGGTTATTTATGCTTTACCCACACAGCAAAAACGTATTCAGATAAAAGTGACGCCGGGTACAAGCTGCATTGAAGCGGTCGAATTGAGTGGCATGCAGACTTATTTTCCTGAAATTGATCTTGAAGCGGTCAAACTGGGGATTTTTAGCCGTGCAGTAAAGCATGACGAAGTTTTAGTGCCGGGCCAGAGAGTAGAGATTTATCGTCCCTTGATTGCCGATCCTAAAGATGTGCGAAGACGCCGTGCTGAAAAAGCTAAAGATGAAGGCAGGATAAATAAGATCACCGGTGGCAAGATATAA
- a CDS encoding VWA domain-containing protein codes for MSEPKPTMAKHKVGLLAQFDQQFSAIDLLPKELMPAVVTLPGGDLTSRCQSIALLRTQLLTAEELSLPCPWLPEVIQQQIITSIKASGIARYCKNNPIVTDALLTDLLIKLEGAQLQALAISQQMAIIAENKAIEQLRLELEAIQKKRSSTKKKKFLALNDAQRLDIKVKAELNAWIQLATGAGGQLFELPDIWSQRREIWQELEGVFTDLGLVTGLGWDLSQGIFQSHGWMNLVRLQKIVKQIPQLREVIETLGRMKDTEGDPIIEEIISRMSVTFRHEVEVITPLVPMETKGITRSDSISRMLPQEAAFFGHPVLKKLWHVRRAEHALLSYAVEGTELITEVTEQEQEFKESKAGKKLNRNRGPMIVCLDTSGSMSGTPENVAKALVLQCISVAKKEKRACFVYLFGSKGEVKEMELTPDKAGLEQMILFLSMSFGGGTDVEGPLNMALERSDEKQWLRADILLVSDGEFSVSSGLSRKIKHRKEQRAMSVHGVVIGGSLSPMDKICEPLHQFSSWLYLQNNKH; via the coding sequence GTGAGTGAACCTAAACCAACAATGGCGAAACATAAAGTCGGCTTGTTGGCGCAGTTTGACCAGCAGTTTTCTGCCATTGATTTATTGCCGAAAGAGCTTATGCCTGCGGTAGTCACTTTACCAGGTGGTGACTTAACTAGTCGTTGTCAGTCTATTGCATTGCTTCGTACGCAGCTGCTGACTGCAGAAGAGCTTTCTCTTCCATGCCCATGGCTACCAGAGGTGATACAACAGCAGATAATCACCTCAATAAAGGCTTCAGGAATTGCGCGTTATTGTAAAAACAACCCAATAGTGACTGATGCCTTGCTTACTGATTTGCTGATTAAACTTGAAGGAGCACAACTCCAGGCATTGGCAATATCGCAGCAGATGGCGATCATTGCGGAAAACAAGGCCATAGAACAATTACGACTAGAACTAGAAGCAATTCAAAAGAAACGTAGTTCTACCAAAAAGAAAAAATTTTTAGCACTCAATGATGCTCAACGTCTAGATATTAAAGTTAAAGCTGAGCTCAATGCCTGGATACAGCTAGCAACTGGTGCTGGTGGACAACTATTTGAGCTTCCTGACATTTGGTCACAAAGGCGTGAAATATGGCAAGAGCTAGAAGGTGTTTTTACTGATTTAGGGCTGGTAACAGGCCTTGGTTGGGACCTCTCTCAAGGAATATTTCAAAGCCACGGTTGGATGAATTTAGTTAGGTTACAAAAGATAGTTAAGCAAATACCTCAGCTGCGTGAAGTAATTGAAACCTTGGGGAGAATGAAAGATACCGAAGGGGATCCAATCATTGAAGAAATTATTTCACGCATGAGCGTGACCTTTAGGCATGAAGTTGAAGTTATCACTCCCTTAGTGCCGATGGAGACTAAGGGAATTACCAGATCAGATTCTATTAGTCGCATGTTGCCACAAGAAGCTGCTTTTTTCGGCCACCCAGTACTGAAAAAGTTATGGCATGTACGAAGAGCAGAGCATGCTTTGCTGAGTTATGCCGTTGAAGGTACAGAGCTAATAACTGAAGTTACCGAACAAGAGCAAGAATTCAAAGAAAGCAAGGCTGGTAAAAAGCTTAATAGAAACCGTGGCCCAATGATCGTGTGTCTAGATACTTCAGGCTCAATGAGTGGAACACCGGAGAATGTTGCTAAGGCACTTGTGCTGCAATGCATCAGTGTTGCAAAAAAAGAAAAACGAGCATGCTTTGTTTATTTGTTCGGCAGCAAGGGGGAGGTCAAAGAAATGGAGCTCACACCAGATAAAGCTGGACTGGAGCAGATGATCCTATTTTTGTCTATGTCATTTGGTGGAGGCACTGACGTCGAAGGTCCACTCAATATGGCGTTAGAAAGAAGTGATGAGAAGCAATGGCTGCGGGCTGATATTCTTTTGGTTAGTGATGGCGAGTTTTCAGTGTCGTCAGGTCTTTCAAGGAAAATTAAACATCGGAAAGAGCAGCGGGCAATGAGCGTTCACGGTGTCGTCATTGGAGGGAGTTTGTCACCTATGGACAAAATCTGTGAACCTTTGCATCAGTTTTCAAGCTGGTTATATCTTCAAAATAACAAACATTAA
- a CDS encoding SRPBCC family protein has protein sequence MPKISRSVLVRFSAMQMYEIVNDVESYKEFLPGCVGGKVLEFDGETMLASVDVSKAGISKTFTTRNQVIPGKSIQLSLENGPFKHLLGEWRFTELTEDACKIDFELNFEFSNSIVELAFGKVFKDLMSSMVTAFTGRAKVIYR, from the coding sequence ATGCCCAAAATATCCCGCAGTGTGTTAGTGCGCTTTAGTGCCATGCAGATGTATGAAATCGTCAATGATGTTGAATCCTATAAAGAGTTTCTGCCCGGTTGTGTTGGCGGTAAGGTACTCGAGTTTGATGGCGAGACTATGCTTGCATCTGTCGATGTGTCTAAAGCCGGTATTAGTAAAACCTTCACTACCCGTAATCAGGTCATTCCGGGCAAGAGTATTCAGCTTTCTTTAGAAAATGGCCCTTTCAAACATTTGCTCGGCGAGTGGCGCTTCACCGAATTGACCGAAGATGCCTGCAAGATAGATTTCGAGTTAAACTTTGAGTTCTCAAATTCCATCGTAGAGTTGGCGTTCGGCAAGGTGTTTAAAGACTTGATGTCTTCTATGGTGACGGCGTTTACCGGTAGAGCGAAAGTGATCTATCGATAG
- a CDS encoding transposase gives MPRPRRTQISIEDTPWYHTVSRCVRKAWLTGVDPNTGQSYEHRRDWVESQLLKLADIFAIDIAAYVVMSNHLHLVLRIDIELANSWTDREVVEQWHQLFKGTELTQRFAKGELVEELNLSQLRHSIADYRSRLSDISWFMRCLNEPIARMANKEDKCTGRFWEGRFKSQALLDEAAVLTCMAYVDLNPIRAKMAQTPDKSDYTSIQARIKAALIGEQPQSLVPFIGGERFNQPKGINFSLQDYLQLVDEMGRILREDKRGSISVSSSKILKTLNISTGNWIKLTSEFGKIFHGPVGTTQELTNYCEHLQKRRRHFAKCCRYLEDG, from the coding sequence ATGCCGCGTCCCAGAAGAACTCAAATTAGCATTGAAGATACGCCGTGGTACCACACAGTCTCAAGATGTGTGCGTAAAGCCTGGTTGACTGGAGTCGACCCCAATACAGGGCAATCCTACGAACATCGACGAGATTGGGTTGAGTCTCAGTTGCTTAAGCTAGCTGACATTTTTGCCATTGATATAGCGGCTTATGTCGTCATGAGTAACCATCTTCACCTGGTGCTGAGGATAGATATTGAGTTAGCAAATAGCTGGACTGATAGAGAGGTCGTCGAGCAGTGGCATCAGCTGTTTAAGGGGACTGAGCTGACACAAAGATTTGCCAAAGGTGAGCTGGTTGAAGAACTAAATCTATCACAATTAAGACATTCAATTGCCGATTACAGAAGCCGATTAAGTGATATATCCTGGTTTATGAGGTGCTTAAATGAGCCTATTGCTCGAATGGCCAACAAAGAAGATAAGTGCACAGGTCGGTTCTGGGAGGGGCGGTTTAAGTCCCAAGCGCTGCTGGATGAAGCTGCGGTTTTGACCTGTATGGCTTACGTTGACTTGAATCCTATTCGAGCCAAGATGGCGCAAACGCCAGACAAATCAGACTATACCAGTATCCAAGCCCGTATAAAGGCAGCACTTATTGGCGAGCAACCTCAGTCCTTGGTTCCCTTTATTGGAGGTGAACGGTTTAACCAGCCAAAAGGGATTAACTTTTCATTACAAGATTATCTACAACTAGTGGATGAAATGGGTCGAATACTTCGTGAAGATAAACGTGGCAGTATCTCCGTCAGTTCATCTAAGATTCTAAAAACATTGAATATATCAACGGGTAATTGGATAAAACTCACCTCTGAGTTTGGTAAGATATTTCATGGGCCAGTTGGCACCACTCAAGAGCTTACAAATTACTGCGAACATCTACAGAAACGGCGCCGTCATTTTGCTAAGTGTTGTCGGTATTTAGAAGATGGCTGA
- a CDS encoding SAM-dependent methyltransferase, whose product MPTPKNSICRQGSLVCVGTGLNLAGQISVLSKSYIENADVVFSLVPDGFAQRWLETLNSDVRSLQPYYAQGDEIKSRRDTYDQMVQAILNAVRDGKKVVCALYGHPGVFACVSHFAIEIAREEGYIAKMEPGISAEACLWADLGIDPGNSGHQSFEASQFMFYKHTPDPTTHLLLWQIGIAGEHTLTEFHTSSDRLQVLVEQLNQWYPLEHEIILYEAPNLPIQQARIDKLPLKNLPFARLTAITTLLIPPSRKLEVNHEILAKLGITEADLG is encoded by the coding sequence ATGCCGACGCCGAAAAATAGTATATGCCGTCAAGGTAGCCTGGTTTGTGTCGGTACCGGCCTAAATCTCGCCGGTCAGATCAGTGTCCTCAGTAAGAGTTATATAGAAAATGCCGATGTGGTGTTTTCGTTAGTGCCAGACGGGTTTGCACAGCGTTGGCTGGAAACCCTCAATAGTGATGTACGCAGTCTGCAGCCTTACTATGCCCAGGGCGATGAAATTAAGAGCCGTCGTGATACTTATGACCAGATGGTGCAAGCTATTCTAAATGCTGTTCGTGATGGCAAAAAAGTAGTTTGTGCACTCTACGGTCACCCTGGGGTATTTGCTTGTGTATCTCACTTTGCCATAGAGATTGCTAGAGAAGAGGGTTACATCGCTAAGATGGAACCGGGAATTTCGGCTGAGGCCTGTTTGTGGGCCGACTTAGGTATAGATCCTGGAAATTCTGGTCATCAAAGTTTCGAAGCCAGTCAGTTTATGTTTTACAAACACACACCGGACCCAACGACACACCTTTTATTGTGGCAGATAGGTATAGCTGGTGAGCATACCTTGACCGAGTTCCATACTTCATCGGATCGTTTACAAGTCTTGGTGGAACAGCTTAATCAATGGTATCCACTCGAGCATGAAATCATCCTCTATGAAGCGCCCAATCTACCGATACAGCAAGCTAGAATTGATAAGTTACCTTTGAAAAATCTGCCTTTCGCTCGCTTGACTGCTATTACCACCTTGCTTATTCCGCCGTCTAGAAAGCTTGAGGTCAATCATGAGATTTTGGCCAAGTTAGGCATCACCGAAGCAGATTTAGGATAA
- a CDS encoding AAA family ATPase, whose translation MNNLTSIALLSRKEKIVRLIDEMNKGLLERNEQVKLMLLAALAGEHVLLIGPPGTAKSELAKRLKSVFVEASYFERLLTRFSVPEELYGPLSIQALEDDKYKRLTSGYLPEASVAFIDEIFKANSAILNSLLTLLNEREFDNGNRRYKVPLISVVAASNELPEGEELSALYDRFMLRSFVAPVSNESFQDLLMLSGSTCDPELEVRLKLEDLAEVQQLSEKVLLNPSVIVLCKAFREHLQREDIYVSDRRWRKVIKLMKVSAFTTGMTEVSNYDAWILPHCLWNKPEELQGLKEVYEQAVAINGEFSHERLTSLVSIWDNKLQADKSQQRQKQDAKGRPLFINDKGNETIKSSGEVQKTDSSGNLIYVDKHYNKETVEKTNGYSGSNDPVIIEVSFKATTESVHYSKSHIQGRLQEVGELKNTAQSHIDALNNQLDSANATFNDHIWLDKTLLPQITASLENARSHTQKQLSKINKLEVGFTALPKEDESIYIDSDVAEDTALEGELCE comes from the coding sequence TTGAACAATCTAACATCAATCGCCCTTTTATCACGTAAAGAAAAAATAGTTCGCTTAATAGATGAAATGAACAAGGGGTTGCTTGAGCGAAATGAGCAAGTAAAGCTAATGCTATTAGCTGCGCTAGCCGGTGAGCATGTTCTGTTAATCGGGCCACCAGGTACCGCAAAAAGTGAATTGGCTAAGCGTTTAAAAAGTGTTTTTGTCGAGGCTAGCTACTTTGAGCGTTTGTTAACGCGTTTCTCTGTACCAGAGGAGCTATATGGCCCTTTATCTATTCAGGCCCTTGAAGATGATAAATACAAACGGTTAACCAGTGGTTATTTGCCTGAAGCGTCAGTTGCTTTTATCGATGAAATATTTAAAGCCAATAGTGCCATTTTAAATAGCCTACTGACATTATTGAATGAACGTGAGTTTGATAATGGTAACCGTAGATACAAGGTTCCGCTTATTTCAGTCGTGGCAGCTAGTAACGAACTGCCTGAAGGGGAAGAGCTTTCCGCACTTTATGATCGATTTATGCTGCGTAGTTTTGTTGCACCAGTATCAAACGAGAGTTTTCAAGATTTGTTGATGTTGTCGGGTTCAACTTGCGATCCAGAGCTTGAAGTTCGCCTAAAGTTAGAAGATCTAGCTGAAGTTCAGCAACTCTCTGAAAAGGTGCTCCTAAATCCTTCAGTCATTGTGCTATGTAAGGCGTTTAGAGAGCATTTGCAGCGAGAAGATATCTATGTTTCAGATCGTCGCTGGCGAAAAGTTATTAAGCTAATGAAAGTGTCAGCATTTACAACTGGAATGACAGAGGTCAGTAATTATGATGCATGGATTTTGCCTCATTGCCTCTGGAATAAGCCAGAAGAACTACAAGGGTTAAAAGAGGTTTACGAACAAGCTGTTGCTATAAATGGTGAGTTTTCTCATGAACGTTTAACAAGCTTGGTATCTATTTGGGATAACAAATTACAAGCTGATAAATCGCAACAAAGGCAAAAACAAGACGCTAAAGGCCGACCTCTATTTATCAATGATAAAGGCAATGAAACGATTAAGTCTTCGGGGGAAGTACAAAAGACTGATAGCAGTGGGAATTTGATTTATGTAGACAAACACTACAACAAAGAAACTGTTGAAAAAACAAATGGATATAGTGGGTCCAATGATCCCGTTATTATTGAAGTATCATTTAAGGCAACAACAGAGTCTGTACATTATTCTAAATCTCATATTCAAGGTCGATTGCAGGAAGTTGGTGAGTTAAAAAATACAGCTCAATCACATATTGATGCTTTGAATAATCAATTGGATTCTGCGAATGCAACATTTAATGACCACATTTGGCTAGATAAGACATTACTACCACAGATCACAGCCAGCCTTGAAAATGCACGTTCACACACTCAAAAACAGCTGTCTAAGATAAATAAATTAGAAGTTGGTTTTACTGCGTTACCGAAAGAAGATGAGTCAATATATATCGATTCAGATGTAGCTGAAGATACAGCTTTAGAAGGTGAGCTTTGTGAGTGA
- a CDS encoding sigma-54 interaction domain-containing protein: protein MNKQRLLVSWIGGNDLNMPEGQMTGPIWATIKSAKFDGIELIYNYSDDEVRPYVSLLSERVKCKINTRKANLSSPIDYEDIYIAAEQLLKDVVHPESDLSILLSPGTPAMQAIWVLLGKTRFPCTFYQASKEQGVEAVKIPFKLYAEYVPAVTQLNQSELNNLAQLEAPIDSAFDDIITNGTDIQTLKYQAQILAQQEVPVLICGESGTGKEMFARAIHNASVRKDKPFIAVNCGAFPSELIDSILFGHKRGAFTGAVSDKAGVFEQAHNGTLFLDEFGELEPAVQVRLLRVLQDGKYTRLGDSDEQSSNFRLITATNKNLISEVAHGRFREDLFYRVAIGVLQLPPLRLRQGDLDFLVDSLMQTVVKEHPVLQGKNISHLAKEIIKQHKWPGNIRELKATLLRAALWSSSDCIDEAEMRQALFIMEGKQESLLDRDIQQDFDINDILSEVESHYIVKALEQADGNKSKVAKLLGYNNHQTLSNRLKKLGI, encoded by the coding sequence ATGAACAAACAAAGATTATTAGTCAGTTGGATTGGTGGAAATGACCTAAATATGCCTGAAGGCCAGATGACTGGTCCTATTTGGGCAACGATTAAATCAGCAAAATTTGATGGTATTGAACTCATCTATAACTATAGCGACGATGAAGTAAGACCGTATGTATCCCTTCTGTCAGAACGGGTGAAATGCAAAATCAATACTCGAAAAGCCAATCTTTCCTCCCCAATAGATTACGAGGATATTTATATTGCTGCAGAGCAATTATTGAAAGATGTTGTACATCCCGAATCAGATTTAAGTATTTTGTTAAGTCCTGGTACCCCCGCGATGCAGGCCATTTGGGTTTTGCTTGGTAAAACGCGTTTCCCTTGTACTTTCTATCAAGCCTCAAAGGAGCAGGGAGTTGAAGCCGTTAAGATCCCTTTTAAACTATATGCTGAATATGTTCCTGCAGTCACTCAACTAAACCAGTCCGAACTAAATAATCTCGCCCAACTAGAAGCTCCCATTGATTCAGCTTTTGATGACATCATCACCAATGGAACAGATATTCAAACACTCAAGTACCAAGCACAAATTTTGGCACAACAAGAAGTGCCAGTGCTGATTTGTGGCGAAAGTGGCACTGGTAAGGAGATGTTTGCTAGAGCAATACACAATGCCAGTGTCCGCAAAGACAAGCCTTTTATTGCTGTAAACTGTGGTGCTTTCCCCTCAGAGCTTATCGACTCAATACTATTTGGTCATAAACGTGGGGCATTCACTGGGGCCGTTTCTGACAAAGCAGGTGTATTTGAGCAGGCCCATAATGGGACTTTATTTCTAGATGAGTTTGGAGAGCTGGAACCTGCAGTGCAGGTAAGGTTGCTCAGAGTGCTTCAGGATGGCAAATATACTCGTCTTGGAGATTCAGATGAGCAAAGCAGTAACTTTCGGTTAATTACAGCAACCAATAAAAATTTGATTTCCGAAGTTGCTCATGGTCGGTTTCGTGAAGACTTGTTTTATCGGGTTGCAATAGGCGTATTACAGTTACCCCCATTAAGATTACGACAAGGTGACTTAGACTTTTTGGTTGACTCGTTAATGCAGACTGTGGTGAAAGAGCACCCAGTACTACAAGGTAAAAATATTTCCCATCTCGCAAAAGAAATTATCAAACAGCATAAATGGCCTGGCAATATTCGAGAATTAAAGGCGACTCTATTAAGAGCAGCATTGTGGTCTAGTTCCGATTGTATTGACGAGGCTGAAATGCGACAAGCCTTGTTTATTATGGAAGGTAAACAAGAATCTCTTTTAGATAGGGATATACAACAAGATTTTGATATAAATGATATTTTATCTGAGGTTGAGAGCCATTATATTGTCAAAGCACTTGAACAAGCTGATGGCAACAAAAGTAAAGTAGCAAAATTACTTGGTTACAACAATCACCAAACATTGAGTAATCGGCTGAAAAAACTAGGGATATAA
- a CDS encoding HEPN domain-containing protein: MSKAKDNFENAIQDSERILQAYDQLNQIEGREREPEELKRAALIMTLTAWETYVEDIIEERLTADLRTLEGSKVASFITSTLERELRYFHTPNSKNTKGMFERYLHLDVTEAWTWIDGDAEQVKSKLNQWIKKRGEAVHRSVSDKQAAHLVNRQDMNKCLTFFKKLVETTNSALDGV, translated from the coding sequence GTGTCGAAAGCTAAAGATAATTTTGAAAATGCAATTCAGGACTCAGAACGTATTTTGCAGGCCTATGACCAACTAAATCAAATAGAAGGTCGAGAAAGAGAGCCTGAAGAACTCAAGCGTGCAGCGTTGATCATGACTTTGACGGCTTGGGAAACCTACGTTGAAGATATTATTGAGGAGCGACTAACCGCTGATTTACGGACTCTGGAAGGTTCAAAAGTAGCAAGTTTCATTACATCTACCTTAGAAAGGGAACTGAGGTATTTTCATACTCCCAATTCGAAAAATACCAAGGGGATGTTTGAACGCTATCTACATCTGGATGTTACAGAAGCATGGACTTGGATTGATGGCGATGCTGAACAGGTTAAATCGAAATTAAACCAATGGATTAAGAAAAGAGGTGAGGCCGTTCACCGTTCGGTAAGTGATAAACAAGCCGCTCATCTAGTAAATCGCCAAGATATGAATAAGTGTCTGACATTTTTTAAAAAGCTCGTTGAAACAACCAATTCGGCTTTGGATGGTGTTTAG
- the mads1 gene encoding methylation-associated defense system helix-turn-helix domain-containing protein MAD1: protein MTDQILTLKEVAAYLKLTDKTAYRLASEGKLPGFKVGGSWRFKREDLEAWIEDNKTKVNGESSK, encoded by the coding sequence ATGACAGATCAAATCCTGACCCTAAAAGAAGTGGCGGCTTACTTGAAGCTGACCGATAAAACAGCTTACCGCTTAGCCAGTGAAGGCAAGCTTCCAGGCTTTAAAGTCGGTGGCAGTTGGCGCTTTAAACGTGAAGACTTAGAAGCGTGGATTGAAGATAACAAAACTAAAGTAAACGGAGAGTCTTCAAAATGA